The Pecten maximus unplaced genomic scaffold, xPecMax1.1, whole genome shotgun sequence genome includes a region encoding these proteins:
- the LOC117319842 gene encoding uncharacterized protein LOC117319842 gives MASVGDTGENERMSVLLSRLLDRKVIGTPEMVTIKRRIWPIQERIQNSSNDFEDLTYCGSQPEGIVMQGSDLDVLRTDKNVVVLYQGQSIPKDCAHKTVLFIRETGCRSGYATLQLGHFGEMVTETLSESLVPVGADDTLYVSSDIYREKCVKRIAETTRMKAESHGPSSILTEIQHQSDHVYSFVCNSFPREADEWITRTRVYGWPSQELIDKIVQSGCHLVPIGDKCSGDTLLQWRISLVKAEKRLVHSLNHVQFQVYCLLKYFLKQIQDTLEKVIGDRDILCSYFMKTLIIFAVENTHQMFWQEKNLFYCFWFCFNILASWVKSGCCPNYFFAKNNMFEKKVHGENQRKLLHILEQCHVLKWMSLSVGTYFDPSIMEYLRYAKVQDELKRPRTREKIEHENDMEALDGLKWCRRLFLYRDSVSSPMTLLSKSESELDELITYFSSVCTLTTLAADAYPDNMLPADNKTRYKILKKCKRWLIPGSSFGTELLYLATFHFQTGNYEKALELCKRIMSLNTFDIDDETRVAPEHQESHVHPFCGQGYSLIDRIKRIFTYLLFFKDGPFCLPQFQPELSQTDRGVYIPSLPYAVFLYFLCCHELGDKSGRDAALRHMIVLKYDNQQGGHKHWIVHTLLGICYQTLGDTQRAIRAYLESHKTKTIFHELNPALERIQALQSMGE, from the coding sequence ATGGCGTCTGTGGGGGACACAGGAGAAAATGAGAGAATGTCTGTGCTTTTGTCCAGGCTGCTGGACAGGAAAGTTATTGGGACACCGGAAATGGTGACCATCAAAAGAAGGATTTGGCCCATACAGGAGCGCATACAGAATTCTAGTAACGACTTTGAAGACTTAACCTATTGCGGAAGTCAGCCCGAAGGGATCGTCATGCAAGGCTCGGATCTTGATGTTTTGCGAACAGATAAGAACGTTGTGGTATTGTACCAAGGACAAAGTATTCCAAAGGACTGTGCTCACAAAACAGTTCTGTTTATCAGAGAAACCGGATGCAGATCGGGCTATGCAACTTTACAATTAGGTCATTTCGGCGAAATGGTAACCGAAACATTATCCGAGTCACTCGTTCCTGTTGGCGCAGACGACACCCTGTATGTTTCCAGTGATATCTATAGGGAGAAATGTGTGAAGAGAATCGCTGAAACAACAAGAATGAAGGCAGAATCTCATGGCCCAAGTAGTATACTGACCGAAATACAACATCAGTCTGATCACGTATATAGTTTTGTATGTAACAGTTTTCCTAGAGAGGCTGATGAATGGATTACTCGTACACGGGTGTATGGCTGGCCTTCGCAAGAGCTAATCGACAAAATCGTCCAGAGTGGCTGCCATCTTGTCCCTATCGGGGACAAGTGCTCCGGGGACACTTTGTTACAATGGAGAATATCACTTGTAAAAGCAGAGAAACGGCTTGTTCACTCTCTGAATCACGTACAATTTCAAGTTTACTGTTTGCTAAAATATTTCCTGAAACAGATTCAAGATACATTGGAGAAAGTGATTGGGGATCGAGACATACTGTGTTCTTATTTCATGAAAACATTGATAATTTTCGCTGTTGAAAATACGCATCAGATGTTCTGGCAAGAGAAAAACTTGTTTTACTGTTTCtggttttgtttcaatatcttGGCATCGTGGGTCAAATCTGGGTGTTGTCCGAACTACTTCTTtgcaaaaaacaacatgttcgAGAAAAAAGTTCACGGAGAGAACCAACGAAAATTACTTCATATTCTAGAACAATGCCATGTATTGAAATGGATGAGTTTATCTGTTGGAACTTATTTTGATCCGTCGATAATGGAATATCTTAGATATGCTAAAGTTCAAGATGAGCTTAAAAGACCAAGAACTCGAGAAAAAATAGAGCATGAAAATGACATGGAGGCGCTAGATGGGTTGAAATGGTGTCGAAGATTGTTCTTGTACAGAGATTCAGTCTCAAGTCCGATGACTCTATTATCGAAATCTGAATCAGAACTTGACGAGTTGATCACCTACTTTAGTTCAGTGTGCACGCTCACTACATTAGCAGCAGACGCGTATCCGGACAACATGTTGCCTGCTGACAACAAGACGAGATACAAGATTCTAAAGAAATGCAAACGTTGGTTGATACCCGGGTCCTCATTCGGCACAGAGTTGTTGTACTTGGCAACTTTTCATTTCCAGACTGGAAACTACGAAAAAGCGTTAGAACTCTGCAAAAGGATAATGTCACTGAACACATTTGATATTGACGATGAAACACGTGTGGCACCCGAGCACCAAGAAAGTCACGTGCATCCGTTCTGTGGACAAGGATACTCCTTGATAGACAGGATTAAGAGGATATTTACCTACCTCCTCTTCTTTAAGGATGGTCCATTTTGTCTTCCTCAGTTCCAGCCAGAGTTATCACAAACTGATCGCGGTGTGTATATTCCTTCTCTGCCGTACGCGGTGTTCTTGTATTTCCTTTGCTGCCACGAGTTGGGGGACAAAAGTGGACGAGATGCAGCTCTACGTCACATGATTGTGTTGAAGTACGATAACCAACAAGGGGGACACAAACATTGGATAGTACACACACTCCTCGGGATCTGTTACCAAACCCTAGGGGATACTCAGAGAGCTATCAGAGCTTATTTGGAATCTCATAAAACAAAAACGATCTTTCACGAGTTGAATCCTGCCTTGGAGCGGATTCAAGCTTTGCAATCAATGGGGGAGTAG